Proteins encoded within one genomic window of Rhinolophus sinicus isolate RSC01 linkage group LG05, ASM3656204v1, whole genome shotgun sequence:
- the TMEM151B gene encoding transmembrane protein 151B isoform X2: MPPAPGSPPGGLELDAPPLRHVPPWLGRGRERRRRRRRWRPRGPGGAHSGGGRGPRPRGAASHPALFHQVPLPAYQGNSLMYHDSPCSNGYVYIPLAFLLMLYAVYLVECWHCQARHELQHRVDVTSVRERVGRMQQATPCIWWKAISYHYVRRTRQVTRYRNGDAYTTTQVYHERVNTHVAEAEFDYARCGVRDVSKALVGLEGAPATRLRFTKCFSFASVEAENAYLCQRARFFAENEGLDDYMEAREGMHLKNVDFREFMVAFPDPARPPWYACSSAFWAAALLTLSWPLRVLAEYRTAYAHYHVEKLFGLEGPGSASSAGGLSPSDELLPPLTHRLPRVNTVDSTELEWHIRSNQQLVPSYSEAVLMDLVGLGARGVGGSAGGYTPTCRYGGVGGPGAAGVAPYRRSCEHCQRAVSSSSIFSRSALSICASPRAGPGPGGGPGCGGSRFSLGRLYGSRRSCLWRSRSGSVNEASCPTEQTRLSSQASMGDDEDEDEEEGGPPPPYHDALYFPVLIVHRQEGCLGHSHRPLHRHGSCVETSL; this comes from the exons ATGCCCCCGGCCCCCGGCAGCCCCCCGGGAGGCCTTGAGCTCGACGCGCCCCCTCTACGCCATGTCCCCCCCTGGCTCGGCCGCGGGAGAGAgcgccggcggcggcggcggcggtggcggcccCGGGGTCCCGGAGGAGCCCACAGCGGCGGCGGACGAGGGCCCCGCCCGAGAGGAG CAGCGTCCCATCCAGCCCTCTTTCACCAAGTCCCTCTGCC CGCCTACCAGGGCAACAGCCTCATGTACCACGACAGCCCCTGCTCCAACGGCTATGTCTACATCCCCCTGGCCTTTCTGCTCATGCTGTATGCTGTCTACCTGGTGGAGTGTTGGCACTGCCAAGCCCGCCACGAGCTGCAGCACCGTGTTGACGTGACCAGTGTTCGTGAGCGCGTGGGCCGGATGCAGCAGGCCACGCCCTGCATCTGGTGGAAGGCCATCAGCTACCACTATGTCCGCCGCACACGCCAGGTCACCCGATACCGCAATGGAGATGCCTACACCACCACCCAG GTCTACCATGAGCGTGTTAATACGCACGTGGCGGAGGCCGAATTCGACTACGCGCGTTGCGGCGTCCGCGACGTGTCCAAGGCGCTCGTGGGGCTGGAGGGCGCGCCAGCCACGCGGCTGCGCTTCACCAAGTGCTTCAGCTTTGCCAGTGTGGAGGCCGAGAACGCGTACCTGTGCCAGCGCGCGCGCTTCTTCGCCGAGAACGAGGGCCTGGACGACTACATGGAGGCACGCGAGGGGATGCACCTCAAGAACGTGGACTTCCGCGAGTTCATGGTGGCCTTCCCGGACCCGGCCAGGCCTCCGTGGTACGCCTGCTCCTCGGCCTTCTGGGCCGCGGCGCTGCTGACGCTGTCGTGGCCGCTGCGCGTGCTGGCGGAGTATCGCACGGCCTACGCGCACTACCACGTGGAGAAGCTCTTCGGGCTAGAGGGCCCGGGCTCCGCCAGCAGCGCGGGCGGCCTGAGCCCCAGCGATGAGCTGCTGCCCCCGCTCACCCACCGCCTGCCGCGGGTCAACACGGTGGACAGCACGGAGCTCGAGTGGCACATCCGCTCCAACCAGCAGCTGGTGCCCAGCTACTCGGAGGCGGTGCTCATGGATTTGGTTGGGCTGGGGGCGCGCGGCGTGGGGGGCTCTGCGGGCGGCTACACCCCCACTTGCCGCTACGGCGGGGTGGGCGGCCCTGGCGCGGCGGGCGTGGCCCCGTACCGGCGCAGCTGCGAGCACTGTCAGCGGGCGGTCAGCAGCTCGTCCATCTTCTCACGCAGCGCCCTGAGTATCTGCGCCAGCCCGCGGGCCGGGCCGGGGCCCGGCGGAGGGCCAGGCTGCGGGGGCAGCCGCTTCTCGCTCGGTCGCCTCTACGGCTCGCGGCGCAGCTGCCTGTGGCGCAGCCGGAGCGGGAGCGTCAATGAGGCGAGCTGTCCCACGGAGCAGACGCGGCTGTCGAGCCAGGCCAGCATGGGGGACGACGAGGACGAAGACGAGGAGGAAGGCGGGCCGCCGCCGCCCTACCACGATGCCCTCTACTTCCCGGTCCTCATCGTGCATCGGCAGGAGGGGTGTCTGGGCCACAGCCACCGGCCGCTGCACCGTCACGGCTCCTGCGTGGAGACCTCACTGTGA
- the TMEM151B gene encoding transmembrane protein 151B isoform X1: MSPPGSAAGESAGGGGGGGGPGVPEEPTAAADEGPAREEQRPIQPSFTKSLCRESHWKCLLLSLLMYGCLGAVAWCHVTTVTRLTFSSAYQGNSLMYHDSPCSNGYVYIPLAFLLMLYAVYLVECWHCQARHELQHRVDVTSVRERVGRMQQATPCIWWKAISYHYVRRTRQVTRYRNGDAYTTTQVYHERVNTHVAEAEFDYARCGVRDVSKALVGLEGAPATRLRFTKCFSFASVEAENAYLCQRARFFAENEGLDDYMEAREGMHLKNVDFREFMVAFPDPARPPWYACSSAFWAAALLTLSWPLRVLAEYRTAYAHYHVEKLFGLEGPGSASSAGGLSPSDELLPPLTHRLPRVNTVDSTELEWHIRSNQQLVPSYSEAVLMDLVGLGARGVGGSAGGYTPTCRYGGVGGPGAAGVAPYRRSCEHCQRAVSSSSIFSRSALSICASPRAGPGPGGGPGCGGSRFSLGRLYGSRRSCLWRSRSGSVNEASCPTEQTRLSSQASMGDDEDEDEEEGGPPPPYHDALYFPVLIVHRQEGCLGHSHRPLHRHGSCVETSL; encoded by the exons ATGTCCCCCCCTGGCTCGGCCGCGGGAGAGAgcgccggcggcggcggcggcggtggcggcccCGGGGTCCCGGAGGAGCCCACAGCGGCGGCGGACGAGGGCCCCGCCCGAGAGGAG CAGCGTCCCATCCAGCCCTCTTTCACCAAGTCCCTCTGCCGTGAGTCCCACTGGAAGTGCCTGCTGCTCTCCCTGCTCATGTACGGCTGCCTGGGGGCCGTGGCCTGGTGCCATGTCACCACAGTGACCCGCCTCACCTTCAGCAGCGCCTACCAGGGCAACAGCCTCATGTACCACGACAGCCCCTGCTCCAACGGCTATGTCTACATCCCCCTGGCCTTTCTGCTCATGCTGTATGCTGTCTACCTGGTGGAGTGTTGGCACTGCCAAGCCCGCCACGAGCTGCAGCACCGTGTTGACGTGACCAGTGTTCGTGAGCGCGTGGGCCGGATGCAGCAGGCCACGCCCTGCATCTGGTGGAAGGCCATCAGCTACCACTATGTCCGCCGCACACGCCAGGTCACCCGATACCGCAATGGAGATGCCTACACCACCACCCAG GTCTACCATGAGCGTGTTAATACGCACGTGGCGGAGGCCGAATTCGACTACGCGCGTTGCGGCGTCCGCGACGTGTCCAAGGCGCTCGTGGGGCTGGAGGGCGCGCCAGCCACGCGGCTGCGCTTCACCAAGTGCTTCAGCTTTGCCAGTGTGGAGGCCGAGAACGCGTACCTGTGCCAGCGCGCGCGCTTCTTCGCCGAGAACGAGGGCCTGGACGACTACATGGAGGCACGCGAGGGGATGCACCTCAAGAACGTGGACTTCCGCGAGTTCATGGTGGCCTTCCCGGACCCGGCCAGGCCTCCGTGGTACGCCTGCTCCTCGGCCTTCTGGGCCGCGGCGCTGCTGACGCTGTCGTGGCCGCTGCGCGTGCTGGCGGAGTATCGCACGGCCTACGCGCACTACCACGTGGAGAAGCTCTTCGGGCTAGAGGGCCCGGGCTCCGCCAGCAGCGCGGGCGGCCTGAGCCCCAGCGATGAGCTGCTGCCCCCGCTCACCCACCGCCTGCCGCGGGTCAACACGGTGGACAGCACGGAGCTCGAGTGGCACATCCGCTCCAACCAGCAGCTGGTGCCCAGCTACTCGGAGGCGGTGCTCATGGATTTGGTTGGGCTGGGGGCGCGCGGCGTGGGGGGCTCTGCGGGCGGCTACACCCCCACTTGCCGCTACGGCGGGGTGGGCGGCCCTGGCGCGGCGGGCGTGGCCCCGTACCGGCGCAGCTGCGAGCACTGTCAGCGGGCGGTCAGCAGCTCGTCCATCTTCTCACGCAGCGCCCTGAGTATCTGCGCCAGCCCGCGGGCCGGGCCGGGGCCCGGCGGAGGGCCAGGCTGCGGGGGCAGCCGCTTCTCGCTCGGTCGCCTCTACGGCTCGCGGCGCAGCTGCCTGTGGCGCAGCCGGAGCGGGAGCGTCAATGAGGCGAGCTGTCCCACGGAGCAGACGCGGCTGTCGAGCCAGGCCAGCATGGGGGACGACGAGGACGAAGACGAGGAGGAAGGCGGGCCGCCGCCGCCCTACCACGATGCCCTCTACTTCCCGGTCCTCATCGTGCATCGGCAGGAGGGGTGTCTGGGCCACAGCCACCGGCCGCTGCACCGTCACGGCTCCTGCGTGGAGACCTCACTGTGA